GTATGCACTTATTACGGCCTGTATTGGCGGCGGGCAAGGCATCGCAACAATTATTGAACGCGAACAATGATTTTTTAGGAGGTCTATCGTGACAGATATCGAAATATACGTAAGATATTGCGAAACCGATGCAGGCGGCCATGTAAATAACACAAGTTATTTTATTTATTTCGAAGAAGCACGAACAAAGTTTTTTAAGTTGATCGGTTTTGGACCGCAAGAACGGTCCATTAACTTTATTGTTGCGCGTACGGAGTGCGATTATTTAGCACAAGCGTACGCGGGGCAATCCCTAACTGTAAAAACGAAAGTGTCAAAAGTTGGGACGAAAAGCTATACGATGGCCCATAACATTTATGATGCTGAAACCGGGGAGCACATCGCAAAAGGCAGTGCAGTCGTTGTGTGCTTTGATTATGAAGCACAACAATCGATCGTAATTCCGGATGAACTGCGCGAAAAATTAGAAGAACATATGGACACAAAGGAGTTGTCTTCATGACGGTTACAGTGAGTGAAGATATCGAGTTATTAAGAAGAAGTGTACGAGACTTTATTCAAAATGAAGTAGAAACCGTTGCCATGCAAATTGAAGAGGAGAACCATATTCCTGAACGTATTGTTGAAATGTCAAAAGAAATGGGCCTATTCGGTTTAAGCATCCCTGAAGAATACGGTGGTCTCGGCATTAACATGGTTGAAAAATGTATGTTGTATGAAGAAATCGGCGCTACCCATAACGGCTACACAACATTAATCGGCGCACATACAGGGATTGGAACGGTCGGCATTGTGGAGTTGGGCAATGAAGCGCAAAAGAAAAAGTATTTACCGGATATGGCAACGGGTAAACGAATTGGTGCATTTGCGTTAACAGAACCGAAAGCTGGATCTCATGCGATTAATTTAAAAACAACAGCGAAAAGACAGGGCGATAAATATATTTTAAATGGCACCAAGCATTATATTACAAATGCAACAGAAGCCGATATTTTTACAGTAATGGCCGTGACAGATCCGGAAAAAGGTGCGAAAGGCATTACATCCTTTATTATTGAAAAAGATTTTCCAGGTTTCCACGTCGGCGCAGTCGAAAATAAAATGGGGCTACGCGGTTCACACTCCGCTGAAATTATACTGGAAAACTGTGAAGTCCCAGTTGAAAACGTATTAGGGGAAGTCGGGGAAGGATACGTCAATGCCCTAAAAATATTGGCCAATGGACGGGCTGGACTTGCCGCTAGAAACCTAG
This window of the Sporosarcina pasteurii genome carries:
- a CDS encoding thioesterase family protein, which codes for MTDIEIYVRYCETDAGGHVNNTSYFIYFEEARTKFFKLIGFGPQERSINFIVARTECDYLAQAYAGQSLTVKTKVSKVGTKSYTMAHNIYDAETGEHIAKGSAVVVCFDYEAQQSIVIPDELREKLEEHMDTKELSS
- a CDS encoding acyl-CoA dehydrogenase family protein, whose translation is MTVTVSEDIELLRRSVRDFIQNEVETVAMQIEEENHIPERIVEMSKEMGLFGLSIPEEYGGLGINMVEKCMLYEEIGATHNGYTTLIGAHTGIGTVGIVELGNEAQKKKYLPDMATGKRIGAFALTEPKAGSHAINLKTTAKRQGDKYILNGTKHYITNATEADIFTVMAVTDPEKGAKGITSFIIEKDFPGFHVGAVENKMGLRGSHSAEIILENCEVPVENVLGEVGEGYVNALKILANGRAGLAARNLGSAQKLLDLSVTYAKSREQFNVPIIEHQAVGHMLAEMAVDIEALRALTYRVANMVDEGEKVIKEAAMVKLFGSEVYNRVADKALQIHGGIGYIADYPIERFYRDARITRIYEGTSEIQKNIIASQLNKEYT